In Phyllostomus discolor isolate MPI-MPIP mPhyDis1 chromosome 2, mPhyDis1.pri.v3, whole genome shotgun sequence, the following are encoded in one genomic region:
- the GJB2 gene encoding gap junction beta-2 protein, producing the protein MDWSTLHTILGGVNKHSTSIGKIWLTVLFIFRIMILVVAAKEVWGDEQADFTCNTLQPGCKNVCYDHYFPISHIRLWALQLIFVSTPALLVAMHVAYHRHEKKRKFIKGEIKSEFKDIEEIKSQKVRIEGSLWWTYTSSIFFRVVFEAVFMYVFYVMYDGFSMQRLVKCNAWPCPNTVDCFVSRPTEKTVFTVFMIAVSGICILLNVTELCYLLIRYCSGKSKKPV; encoded by the coding sequence ATGGATTGGAGCACTTTGCATACTATTCTGGGGGGTGTCAATAAACACTCCACCAGTATTGGAAAAATCTGGCTAACCGTCCTCTTCATTTTTCGCATCATGATCCTGGTAGTAGCTGCAAAGGAAGTGTGGGGAGATGAGCAGGCTGACTTTACCTGCAACACTCTGCAGCCTGGGTGCAAAAACGTGTGCTATGATCACTACTTCCCCATCTCTCACATCCGGCTCTGGGCCCTTCAGCTGATCTTCGTGTCCACACCAGCTCTCTTGGTGGCCATGCATGTGGCCTATCACAGACACgagaagaaaaggaagttcattaagggagagataaagagtGAATTTAAAGACATCGAAGAGATCAAAAGCCAGAAGGTCCGAATTGAAGGGTCATTATGGTGGACCTATACCAGCAGCATCTTCTTCCGGGTTGTCTTTGAAGCTGTCTTCATGTATGTCTTCTACGTCATGTATGATGGGTTCTCCATGCAGCGTTTGGTGAAATGTAATGCCTGGCCTTGTCCCAATACAGTGGACTGCTTTGTTTCCAGGCCCACAGAAAAGACTGTCTTCACAGTGTTCATGATTGCAGTGTCTGGAATTTGCATACTGttaaatgtcactgaattgtgTTATTTGCTAATCAGATATTGTTCTGGAAAGTCAAAAAAACCAGTTTAA